Genomic DNA from Leptotrichia wadei:
CAGTTACACGTGGATTTGCAGTTGATGGATTTCCGTTTAACTTAAAAATAAACAATGGAAAAGTTGATGAAAAACTTGAATTGCCAGTTGACTTTGACTCATTGACAGCTTCTTTTGGAAAATAGTTTTATTTTAAGGTTATTACGTTCAAGATTAAAAAAGATAGCAAGAAGTCTCCGACTTCTATAAGTGGGAGATGAATTGCTTTTTTTGTAAAAAAATTGAAAAAAGGATATGTCTATGATACAATTTTTGTGTAAAATATTGAAGAGAAGTCATTAAAAATAATATTCAAAATCAAAAGGAGGTGTAATTTTATGAAATATAATTTAGCATTCAAATACAGAATTTATCCAAATAAAGAGCAGGAATTATTGATAAACAAGACTTTTGGATGTGTTCGTTTTATTTACAATACAATTTTGTATACTGCGAATAAAATTTATGAAGAAACTGGAAAAAATAAAATAATTACACCTGCCAGTTTGAAAAGTGAAAATCAATTTTTAAAAGAAGTGGACAGTCTAGCACTTTCAAATGCTCAATTAAATGTAAGACGATCGTTTACGAATTTTTTTCATAAGAGAGCGAAGTTTCCAAAGTTCAAATCTAAAAAGACTAGTGTTAAAAGTTATACGACAAATTGTGTGAACAATTCGATACGAATTGAAGAAAACAAATATTTAGTTTTGCCAAAATTGAAAAAAGTGAAATTGAAATATCATAGAGAAATACCAAAGAATTATAGAATAAAGTCGGTAACATTGACAAACAGTAATGGAAATTACTATGTTTCTATTTTGACAGAATTTGAAAAAGAAATTCAAAAAATGCCAAGTAGTGATAAAGTAATTGGACTTGATTTTTCAATGTCTGAATTATTTGTCAGTTCTGAAAATCAAAGGGCTGATTATCCAAAATATTTTAAGATGTTGGAAGAAAAATTAAAGAAATTACAAAAATCATTGTCAAGAAAAGTAAAATTTTCTAAAAATTGGTATAAACAAAAAGAAAAAATATCAAAATTGTATGAGTATATCAAAAATTGTCGAAGAGATTTTTTACATAAATTATCAAAAAA
This window encodes:
- a CDS encoding RNA-guided endonuclease TnpB family protein, which gives rise to MKYNLAFKYRIYPNKEQELLINKTFGCVRFIYNTILYTANKIYEETGKNKIITPASLKSENQFLKEVDSLALSNAQLNVRRSFTNFFHKRAKFPKFKSKKTSVKSYTTNCVNNSIRIEENKYLVLPKLKKVKLKYHREIPKNYRIKSVTLTNSNGNYYVSILTEFEKEIQKMPSSDKVIGLDFSMSELFVSSENQRADYPKYFKMLEEKLKKLQKSLSRKVKFSKNWYKQKEKISKLYEYIKNCRRDFLHKLSKKLSEAYNAVVVEDLNMKGMSQALNFGKRVGDNGWGMLLRMVGYKLMFLGKQFLKIDKWFPSSKTCSKCGNVKEKLKLSERSYKCECCGIEIDRDYNAALNIKDIGKLMLEY